One genomic region from Actinocatenispora thailandica encodes:
- a CDS encoding SigE family RNA polymerase sigma factor, with protein MDAEREFAEYFAARGQAMRRMAYALCGDWHTAEDLVQSTFVRLYRHWRTIRRPTVDAYARRTLLNLFLSRRRGAWREQVVPEVPERVAAAPGTEDRIDLARALALLSPRQRAMVVLRYLEDQSVAEVAELLGVAEGTVKSQTARGVQALRTALGDRVLSGR; from the coding sequence GTGGACGCGGAGCGCGAGTTCGCGGAGTACTTCGCCGCGCGCGGCCAGGCGATGCGCCGGATGGCGTACGCGCTGTGCGGCGACTGGCACACCGCCGAGGATCTCGTGCAGTCCACGTTCGTCCGGCTGTACCGGCACTGGCGCACCATCCGCCGGCCCACCGTCGACGCGTACGCGCGGCGTACCCTGCTCAACCTGTTCCTGTCCCGCCGCCGCGGCGCGTGGCGGGAGCAGGTGGTACCGGAGGTGCCGGAGCGGGTGGCGGCGGCGCCGGGCACCGAGGACCGGATCGACCTGGCGCGGGCACTCGCGCTGCTGTCGCCCCGGCAACGCGCCATGGTGGTGCTGCGCTACCTGGAGGACCAGTCGGTCGCCGAGGTGGCGGAGCTGCTCGGCGTCGCCGAGGGCACCGTGAAGAGCCAGACCGCGCGCGGTGTGCAGGCGCTGCGGACCGCGCTCGGTGATCGGGTGCTGTCCGGACGATGA
- a CDS encoding gamma-glutamyl-gamma-aminobutyrate hydrolase family protein: protein MRRPVVGVTGYTVGAQKSRELGFGPRHLDITPGTYLGWVRDCGMLPVPIPAHSEQLHDDYLSMLDGLVLTGGADIGPELYGAPAHPLAKLEPHRDAFEFGLVRAAFERGLPILGICRGMQVLNVALGGSMHQHLPERSEELVHSSEFRDGRRHPDDMWQPAYHEVTITDPALAALAGAEQISTNSYHHQGVAALGEGLSVAAHASDGLVEAVVGVDRPLLGVQWHPEMHTAADQAGIAPFRWLANQLASAVAADEVLALN, encoded by the coding sequence GTGCGTCGGCCGGTCGTTGGGGTCACCGGATACACCGTCGGGGCTCAGAAGTCCCGCGAACTCGGCTTCGGCCCGCGCCACCTCGACATCACTCCCGGTACGTATCTCGGCTGGGTGCGCGACTGCGGCATGCTGCCGGTCCCGATTCCTGCGCACTCTGAGCAACTGCATGACGACTATCTGTCCATGCTGGACGGTTTGGTGCTGACCGGCGGTGCGGACATCGGACCGGAGCTGTACGGCGCGCCGGCGCACCCGCTGGCCAAGCTGGAACCGCACCGGGACGCGTTCGAGTTCGGGCTGGTCCGCGCCGCGTTCGAGCGCGGCCTGCCGATCCTCGGCATCTGCCGCGGCATGCAGGTGCTCAACGTCGCGCTCGGCGGCTCGATGCACCAGCACCTGCCGGAACGTTCCGAGGAGCTGGTGCACTCCAGCGAGTTCCGGGACGGCCGCCGGCACCCCGACGACATGTGGCAGCCGGCGTACCACGAGGTCACGATCACCGACCCGGCGCTGGCCGCGCTGGCCGGCGCCGAGCAGATCAGCACCAACAGTTACCACCACCAGGGCGTCGCCGCGCTCGGGGAGGGACTGTCCGTCGCCGCGCACGCGTCCGACGGCCTGGTCGAGGCGGTCGTCGGAGTCGACCGGCCACTGCTCGGCGTGCAGTGGCACCCCGAGATGCACACCGCCGCCGACCAGGCCGGCATCGCCCCGTTCCGGTGGCTGGCGAACCAGCTGGCCAGTGCCGTCGCCGCCGACGAGGTACTCGCCCTGAACTGA
- the purB gene encoding adenylosuccinate lyase, producing the protein MTSAAKPQVPNVLAARYASAELVRLWSPAYKVTLERRLWLAVLKAQRDLGVSVPDGVVEAYQKVLDDVDLDSIAERERVTRHDVKARIEEFVALAGEGRESPTSDSRSSLEHVHKGMTSRDLTENVEQLQVRDSLALVRDRVVAALGRLARRAAEYQTLVMVGRSHNVPAQATTLGKRFASAAEELLGAYARLTELLDRYPLRGVKGPVGTGADQLDLLDGDPGKLAELERRVAAHLGFAHVFDSVGQVYPRSVDYDAVSALVHAAAAPSSLATTIRLMAGQELVTEGFKEGQVGSSAMPHKMNTRSCERINGFAVILRGYASMTAELAGGQWNEGDVSCSVVRRVALPDAFFAADGLFQTLLTVLDELGAYPAVVARELDRYLPFLATTKILVAAVRRGVGREQAHEVIKEHAVAVALALRGEASSNDLFDRLAADDRLPLTRADIDALVADPAAFTGAAVAQVDAVLARVRPILDAHPEAAAYTPAPIL; encoded by the coding sequence GTGACTTCAGCGGCGAAACCCCAGGTCCCGAACGTGCTGGCGGCGCGGTACGCGTCGGCGGAGCTGGTCCGGCTCTGGTCCCCGGCGTACAAGGTGACGCTGGAACGGCGGCTCTGGCTCGCGGTGCTGAAGGCGCAGCGCGACCTCGGCGTGAGCGTGCCGGACGGCGTCGTCGAGGCGTACCAGAAGGTGCTCGACGACGTGGACCTCGACTCGATCGCCGAGCGCGAGCGGGTCACCCGGCACGACGTCAAGGCGCGCATCGAGGAGTTCGTGGCGCTGGCCGGCGAGGGTCGCGAGTCGCCGACCAGCGACTCGCGATCCTCGTTGGAGCACGTGCACAAGGGGATGACCAGCCGCGACCTGACCGAGAACGTCGAGCAGCTGCAGGTGCGCGACTCGCTCGCGCTGGTCCGGGATCGGGTCGTCGCCGCGCTGGGCCGGCTGGCCCGCCGCGCCGCGGAGTACCAGACGCTGGTCATGGTCGGCCGCTCGCACAACGTGCCGGCGCAGGCCACCACGCTGGGCAAGCGGTTCGCCAGCGCCGCCGAGGAACTGCTCGGGGCGTACGCGCGGCTGACCGAGCTGCTCGACCGGTACCCGCTGCGCGGCGTCAAGGGCCCGGTCGGTACCGGCGCCGACCAGCTCGACCTGCTCGACGGCGACCCCGGCAAGCTCGCCGAGCTGGAACGCCGGGTCGCCGCGCACCTCGGCTTCGCGCACGTGTTCGACTCGGTCGGCCAGGTCTACCCGCGCTCCGTGGACTACGACGCGGTGTCCGCGCTGGTGCACGCCGCCGCGGCGCCGTCGTCGCTGGCCACCACGATCCGGCTGATGGCCGGCCAGGAGCTCGTCACCGAGGGCTTCAAGGAGGGCCAGGTCGGCTCCTCGGCGATGCCGCACAAGATGAACACCCGCTCCTGCGAGCGGATCAACGGCTTCGCCGTCATCCTCCGCGGGTACGCCTCGATGACCGCGGAACTGGCCGGCGGCCAGTGGAACGAGGGCGACGTGTCCTGCTCGGTGGTGCGCCGGGTCGCGCTGCCGGACGCGTTCTTCGCCGCCGACGGGCTGTTCCAGACGCTGCTGACGGTGCTGGACGAGCTGGGCGCCTACCCGGCCGTCGTCGCCCGCGAACTCGACCGGTACCTGCCGTTCCTGGCCACCACCAAGATCCTCGTCGCCGCGGTACGCCGGGGCGTCGGCCGGGAGCAGGCGCACGAGGTGATCAAGGAGCACGCGGTGGCGGTGGCGCTCGCGCTGCGCGGCGAGGCGAGCAGCAACGACCTGTTCGACCGGCTCGCCGCGGACGACCGGCTGCCGCTCACCCGCGCCGACATCGACGCGCTGGTCGCCGACCCGGCCGCGTTCACCGGGGCGGCGGTCGCCCAGGTCGACGCGGTACTGGCGCGAGTCCGGCCGATCCTCGACGCGCATCCGGAGGCCGCCGCCTACACCCCCGCCCCGATCCTCTGA
- the purQ gene encoding phosphoribosylformylglycinamidine synthase subunit PurQ, with protein sequence MSRIGVVTFPGSLDDRDAQRAIRLSGAEPVALWHDDADLHGVDAVVLPGGFSYGDYLRCGAIARFSPAMMSIVDAANAGLPVLGICNGFQILCEAHLLPGALTRNQHLHFRNRDQWLRVEQTDTAWTNAYQPGEEILIPVKNGEGCYVADPATLEELETTGRVVFRYLRGNPNGSQHDIAGVRNAAGNVVGLMPHPEHAVEALTGPSTDGLGLFTAVLAHLGAAVPAAGRDRR encoded by the coding sequence GTGAGCCGGATCGGGGTCGTCACGTTCCCCGGCTCGCTGGACGATCGGGACGCGCAGCGCGCGATCCGGCTGTCCGGGGCCGAACCGGTCGCGCTCTGGCACGACGACGCGGACCTGCACGGGGTCGACGCGGTCGTGCTGCCCGGCGGCTTCTCCTACGGGGACTACCTGCGCTGCGGCGCGATCGCCCGGTTCTCCCCGGCCATGATGTCCATCGTGGACGCCGCGAACGCCGGGCTGCCGGTGCTGGGCATCTGCAACGGCTTCCAGATCCTGTGCGAGGCGCACCTGCTGCCCGGTGCGCTCACCCGCAACCAGCACCTGCACTTCCGCAACCGGGACCAGTGGCTGCGGGTCGAGCAGACCGACACCGCCTGGACCAACGCGTACCAGCCGGGCGAGGAGATCCTCATCCCGGTGAAGAACGGCGAGGGTTGCTACGTGGCCGATCCGGCCACCCTGGAGGAGCTGGAGACCACCGGCCGGGTCGTCTTCCGGTACCTGCGGGGCAATCCGAACGGTTCGCAGCACGACATCGCCGGGGTGCGCAACGCGGCCGGCAACGTGGTCGGCCTGATGCCGCACCCGGAACACGCGGTCGAGGCGCTGACCGGCCCGTCCACCGACGGCCTCGGCCTCTTCACGGCCGTCCTGGCGCACCTCGGCGCGGCGGTGCCCGCGGCGGGTCGGGATCGGCGGTAG